A DNA window from Synergistaceae bacterium contains the following coding sequences:
- the buk gene encoding butyrate kinase: MKIFAINPGATSTKIALYDGVVELWTECITHTREELQQFKRPEDEEDLRYQAVKTELKKRNINMTELDALVGRGGLLHALSGGAWIINEAMIEDLKSARYGSHSSNLGAVLAQRIAKEAGNKPAYIIDPVCVDEMLPIARISGMPNMPRRAIFHALNQRAVAYRVARQMNKKMRECKFIIAHMGGGVTVGAHYLGRVIDVNNALGGYGPMTPERAGTVHAMDLIEKCFSGKYTETEMRRKIIGDAGLFAHLGSTDFKYISEKCASGDPKFRLIVEAFAYQVACEIGNRSMAMKGEVDAIILTGGLAYGNYLCKLIEDRVSWLAKVIVSPGEDEQRALCEGVYRVISGQEEAKVYEKE; this comes from the coding sequence ATGAAGATATTTGCAATCAATCCCGGCGCAACTAGCACAAAGATTGCGCTATATGATGGTGTTGTTGAATTGTGGACAGAGTGTATAACGCACACACGAGAAGAATTGCAACAGTTTAAACGGCCTGAAGATGAAGAAGATCTGAGATATCAAGCTGTTAAAACTGAGTTAAAAAAAAGAAATATTAATATGACAGAACTCGACGCACTTGTAGGCAGAGGTGGACTATTACATGCCTTGTCAGGCGGTGCTTGGATTATAAATGAAGCCATGATTGAAGATTTAAAATCTGCGAGATATGGATCTCACTCTTCTAATCTGGGAGCAGTTTTAGCACAAAGAATTGCTAAAGAAGCCGGAAATAAACCAGCTTACATTATAGACCCGGTATGTGTAGACGAAATGCTTCCAATTGCTCGGATTAGTGGTATGCCTAATATGCCGCGCAGAGCCATTTTTCACGCTTTGAACCAGCGTGCTGTGGCATATAGAGTTGCACGTCAAATGAACAAAAAAATGAGAGAATGTAAATTTATAATAGCCCATATGGGTGGCGGTGTTACGGTTGGGGCTCACTATTTAGGAAGGGTAATTGATGTAAACAATGCATTGGGTGGCTACGGCCCAATGACACCGGAAAGAGCTGGAACAGTACATGCAATGGACTTGATAGAAAAGTGTTTTTCAGGTAAATATACTGAGACAGAAATGAGAAGAAAGATTATAGGCGATGCCGGCTTATTCGCTCATTTGGGAAGCACAGATTTTAAATATATTTCAGAGAAATGTGCTTCAGGAGATCCAAAATTCAGATTAATTGTAGAGGCTTTTGCATATCAAGTTGCATGTGAAATAGGGAATAGATCTATGGCTATGAAGGGTGAAGTTGATGCTATCATTTTGACTGGTGGCCTGGCTTATGGCAATTATCTCTGCAAGTTGATAGAAGATAGGGTATCATGGTTAGCCAAAGTCATAGTTTCTCCGGGAGAAGACGAACAGAGAGCTCTCTGTGAAGGAGTATATAGAGTTATTTCCGGGCAGGAAGAGGCAAAGGTATATGAAAAAGAATGA